A genomic segment from Flavobacterium inviolabile encodes:
- a CDS encoding porin family protein has protein sequence MKLVNFLPAGLLFLVTLTAANAQEKASFGIKGGLNYSTVTQGKFEEGPDARTSFHIGVVGEVPIVPNIFSIQPEVLYSQQGFESNVTLLGNTYTTTHKIDYLNIPVLAKLYLVKGLSLEAGPQFGFKLNESHDSNNSSITTNEVNKFDTALALGATFNLSGGIFIFGRYTYSLNEVVKDTDAKNKVLQAGIGFKF, from the coding sequence ATGAAATTAGTAAATTTTTTGCCCGCCGGTTTATTATTTTTAGTAACACTAACAGCAGCCAATGCCCAGGAAAAAGCCAGTTTTGGTATAAAAGGAGGTTTGAACTACTCCACCGTTACACAAGGTAAGTTTGAAGAAGGCCCGGATGCCAGAACCAGTTTTCACATTGGTGTTGTTGGCGAAGTCCCTATTGTTCCGAACATATTTTCGATCCAGCCGGAAGTACTATACTCCCAGCAGGGTTTTGAAAGTAATGTAACACTATTGGGAAATACCTACACAACCACACACAAAATTGATTATTTAAACATTCCCGTTTTAGCAAAATTATATCTTGTTAAAGGGTTAAGCCTGGAAGCCGGTCCGCAATTTGGTTTTAAACTGAATGAAAGCCACGACAGCAACAACAGTTCCATCACAACCAACGAAGTCAACAAGTTTGACACCGCTTTGGCACTGGGAGCTACCTTTAACCTGTCTGGCGGTATTTTTATCTTTGGCCGCTACACCTACAGCTTAAATGAAGTGGTAAAAGACACCGATGCCAAGAACAAGGTATTACAAGCCGGAATCGGTTTTAAATTTTAA
- a CDS encoding porin family protein, whose protein sequence is MKKVLLSAVALMAFGFASNAQEVKFGAKAGLNLSSITNLDGGKTRTSFHVGALAEIKVADKFAVQPEVLYSSQGAKGEGDVSLKMDYINVPIMAKYYVADGFSIEAGPQVGFLMSAKLESVDVKDTFNTVDFGFNAGIGYELKEGIFFQGRYNLGLTNLAKESGDQSRKNSVFQVSVGYKFL, encoded by the coding sequence ATGAAAAAAGTATTACTTTCTGCCGTGGCTTTAATGGCTTTCGGTTTTGCATCTAATGCACAAGAAGTTAAATTTGGTGCTAAAGCCGGATTAAACTTATCTTCAATCACTAACCTGGATGGTGGAAAAACAAGAACCAGTTTTCACGTTGGGGCATTGGCTGAAATAAAAGTTGCAGATAAATTTGCGGTTCAACCGGAAGTTTTGTACTCTTCTCAGGGGGCAAAAGGTGAGGGAGATGTGTCGTTAAAAATGGACTACATCAATGTTCCGATTATGGCAAAATATTATGTTGCAGACGGATTCAGTATTGAAGCCGGACCACAGGTTGGTTTCTTAATGAGCGCAAAATTAGAGTCGGTGGATGTAAAAGATACATTCAATACGGTAGACTTTGGTTTTAACGCTGGTATTGGTTATGAATTAAAAGAAGGTATCTTCTTTCAGGGAAGATATAATTTAGGCTTAACAAACCTGGCTAAGGAATCAGGAGATCAAAGCCGAAAAAATAGTGTTTTCCAGGTATCTGTAGGTTATAAATTCCTATAG
- a CDS encoding T9SS type A sorting domain-containing protein, producing MKLKITLPILFVTNLLFAQSFCPPNGISTNPANPVNPQQSNYLNFFNWATANPFYSINSFCNPNAATPNPFESNQLEMLPLSLNKDMKPENGWEMVAYNMGYDNNNVPLAARPEHTYIMMYNKYTGMMRILVKWCRNVNYNGAMLTLKFAPGFQTNLLDMAYNEKTLDTPHIQNPSFSTALKFYNDNNSWAYADFKMNYDPCTCSFTESSRLLLYSELISNSSVELTGKITGTISSISQGQGSAASDGNFWKTANNINSKMMKAHKGIESFTKDYEKIYKNLADGGITINAINSIGNFMKNNQFMKAGLKAIPYVSEGVKFLSGLFGGGGSGNGPLQLAPLSVNLDVAIKGSITTQDPMHNQTIGLPGSQKQNTLAGTIGGQPLYNETLGVFSLINEPVMYYTETKVQKEFINRETVGNFDKTEYWEIKNKYDFTSRNYKLSGDALKYAINPASGLILQDAEVMLMVEYEKPSIKYSRQFPSPKVINVDVDMDNGQDIAGTSKGPVVDDEEAIFQNAYKAIGINNYKNDYSFSFLYTVANTPGGSGKRRLKYNQFASAFQKFTCYSSSIGPCDWDFGGSRPFSYKQNDPTSNSFSFLSTSHFRYNTSTLVNPYSVTPKDDFLTPRVKGFKLKFILNLKRTDNPDAQNVLYVVTYPVAIKAAPAGYNMTGSNYITDAQVYAAQNGANPAVPTNKVVPVTQAELATICAANSYKNNRNSVSGKVAADDALLLGELKEVKENNKPLLYPVPAKDKLNIAVNNCEILSVIDSFGKTVYTFQPGSGSEKNSELALDVSRYATGIYMLTYKDASGVLKSIKFTIE from the coding sequence ATGAAATTAAAAATTACATTGCCAATACTTTTTGTTACGAATTTACTTTTTGCCCAGAGTTTTTGCCCTCCCAACGGTATTTCTACCAATCCGGCAAACCCTGTTAATCCCCAGCAATCCAATTACCTGAACTTTTTTAATTGGGCTACTGCCAATCCTTTCTATTCCATCAATTCCTTTTGCAATCCAAACGCAGCAACACCCAATCCTTTCGAATCGAACCAGCTGGAAATGCTGCCATTGTCTTTGAATAAAGATATGAAACCGGAAAATGGCTGGGAAATGGTTGCCTACAATATGGGATATGATAATAATAATGTCCCTTTGGCCGCCCGTCCGGAGCATACGTACATCATGATGTATAATAAATATACGGGCATGATGCGAATTTTGGTGAAATGGTGTCGCAATGTTAACTATAACGGAGCGATGTTAACATTGAAATTTGCACCAGGTTTTCAGACCAATCTTTTGGATATGGCCTATAATGAAAAAACATTAGATACGCCGCATATCCAAAATCCTTCCTTCAGTACGGCGCTGAAGTTCTACAACGATAATAATTCCTGGGCGTATGCCGACTTTAAAATGAATTATGATCCTTGTACCTGTAGCTTTACAGAATCATCGCGATTATTGCTTTATTCGGAGCTAATCAGCAACTCTTCGGTAGAATTGACCGGGAAAATCACCGGAACAATTTCGTCTATATCGCAGGGACAGGGTAGTGCTGCTTCCGATGGAAATTTCTGGAAGACTGCCAACAATATCAATAGTAAAATGATGAAAGCTCATAAGGGAATTGAGTCATTTACAAAAGATTACGAAAAAATTTATAAGAACCTTGCAGACGGAGGTATCACAATCAATGCGATCAACTCGATTGGTAATTTTATGAAAAATAACCAATTCATGAAAGCCGGTTTAAAAGCGATTCCTTATGTAAGTGAAGGAGTTAAGTTTCTTTCCGGTCTTTTTGGAGGCGGAGGCAGCGGTAATGGTCCGTTACAGCTTGCTCCTTTGAGTGTAAACCTGGATGTAGCCATTAAAGGATCGATCACAACACAGGATCCGATGCACAATCAGACTATCGGGTTGCCGGGTTCTCAAAAACAGAACACGCTGGCGGGAACTATCGGCGGACAACCGTTGTATAATGAAACATTAGGAGTGTTTTCGTTAATTAATGAACCGGTTATGTACTATACGGAAACCAAGGTTCAGAAAGAGTTTATTAACAGAGAGACCGTTGGTAATTTTGATAAAACAGAATATTGGGAGATAAAGAATAAATATGATTTTACCAGCAGAAATTATAAGTTATCCGGTGATGCACTTAAATATGCAATTAACCCGGCAAGCGGACTGATTTTACAGGATGCTGAAGTCATGCTGATGGTAGAATATGAAAAACCTTCAATTAAATATTCAAGACAGTTTCCGAGTCCTAAGGTGATCAATGTTGATGTGGATATGGACAACGGGCAGGACATTGCCGGAACATCCAAAGGTCCTGTTGTAGATGATGAAGAAGCGATTTTTCAAAATGCCTATAAAGCCATTGGAATTAATAATTATAAAAATGATTATTCCTTTTCCTTCCTATACACTGTTGCCAATACACCGGGTGGTAGTGGTAAGAGACGTTTAAAATACAATCAGTTTGCGTCAGCATTCCAGAAGTTTACATGCTATAGTTCTTCTATTGGCCCGTGTGACTGGGATTTCGGCGGATCAAGACCTTTTAGCTATAAGCAGAACGATCCGACATCCAATAGTTTTAGTTTCCTGAGTACATCCCATTTTAGATACAATACATCAACATTAGTTAATCCTTATTCTGTAACGCCTAAAGATGATTTCTTAACGCCAAGAGTTAAAGGGTTTAAGCTTAAGTTTATCCTGAATTTAAAGCGTACGGATAATCCGGATGCGCAAAATGTATTGTATGTGGTAACTTACCCGGTGGCTATCAAAGCGGCTCCGGCCGGTTATAATATGACGGGATCTAATTATATTACAGATGCGCAGGTTTATGCGGCTCAAAACGGTGCTAATCCGGCTGTACCAACCAATAAAGTTGTTCCGGTAACACAGGCAGAACTGGCTACTATTTGTGCAGCAAACAGCTATAAAAATAACAGAAACTCCGTGAGCGGTAAAGTTGCTGCTGATGATGCACTTTTATTGGGAGAATTAAAAGAAGTTAAGGAAAACAATAAACCGTTACTATATCCTGTACCGGCTAAAGATAAACTGAATATTGCCGTTAATAATTGTGAAATTCTTTCCGTTATTGATTCGTTTGGTAAAACAGTCTATACTTTTCAACCGGGTTCCGGTTCGGAAAAGAACAGCGAACTTGCACTGGATGTTTCCAGATATGCTACAGGGATCTATATGTTAACCTATAAAGATGCTTCCGGTGTTTTGAAAAGTATCAAGTTTACTATCGAATAA
- a CDS encoding outer membrane beta-barrel protein, whose amino-acid sequence MKKIILTVAAVFAFGFANAQEEAKGEGFSKGDVFISGSVGVNSAKQGDVKENGFDISPKAAYFVTNNIAIGAKIGYETLKKENEVATTLDQNTFKVGVFGRYYTTPATKFSLFGELGAEYWMGKDKLTDTKVNTFDIGFRPGLSYFVSNNFALEATFGNLSYNSAKVDVDGAEAKNTFDLNLNLSSIKFGVVYKF is encoded by the coding sequence ATGAAAAAGATTATTTTAACAGTAGCAGCAGTATTCGCTTTCGGATTTGCTAATGCACAAGAAGAAGCTAAAGGTGAAGGTTTCTCTAAAGGAGATGTTTTTATTTCTGGTTCAGTAGGAGTTAATTCTGCTAAACAAGGAGATGTTAAAGAAAACGGATTCGACATCAGCCCTAAAGCAGCTTACTTTGTAACTAACAATATTGCAATTGGTGCTAAAATCGGATACGAAACTTTGAAAAAAGAAAATGAAGTTGCTACAACTTTAGATCAAAATACTTTCAAAGTAGGTGTTTTCGGTAGATATTACACTACTCCTGCAACTAAATTCTCTTTATTCGGAGAACTAGGAGCTGAGTACTGGATGGGTAAAGATAAATTAACTGATACAAAAGTTAATACATTCGATATCGGTTTCAGACCAGGTTTAAGCTATTTCGTATCTAACAACTTCGCTTTAGAAGCTACTTTTGGTAACTTATCTTACAACAGTGCTAAAGTTGATGTTGATGGTGCAGAAGCGAAAAACACTTTCGATTTAAACCTTAACTTATCAAGCATTAAGTTTGGTGTAGTTTACAAATTCTAA
- a CDS encoding porin family protein, which translates to MKKNLLFLVLFTFFSTPFYAQLLQFGVKAGVNFSNFTGGDIEGYDFKTITSYHAGVVAEVKILENFSIQPELLYSTQGAELKGLGEQIKSELGYISIPILAKFYLTSNKLSLELGPQASFLVSKRNEFSGSDTKSFDFAVAGGLGYKITNSIFVQGRYALGLTEVSKDADVKNSTIQFSLGYLF; encoded by the coding sequence ATGAAAAAAAACCTCTTGTTTTTAGTATTATTCACCTTTTTTAGCACTCCTTTTTATGCACAATTGCTCCAGTTTGGAGTAAAAGCCGGTGTAAATTTTTCGAATTTTACCGGAGGTGACATCGAAGGCTATGACTTCAAAACCATAACCAGCTATCATGCCGGAGTGGTTGCAGAAGTAAAAATTCTGGAAAATTTTTCAATTCAGCCGGAACTTTTATATTCCACTCAGGGAGCCGAACTAAAAGGACTCGGAGAACAGATCAAAAGCGAGCTGGGTTATATTTCCATCCCCATTCTGGCGAAGTTTTATCTAACCAGTAATAAATTAAGTCTTGAATTAGGTCCGCAGGCATCCTTTTTAGTAAGCAAACGCAATGAATTCAGCGGTAGCGATACCAAATCCTTTGATTTTGCTGTTGCCGGAGGTCTGGGCTATAAAATAACCAACAGTATATTCGTTCAGGGCCGTTATGCTCTCGGACTAACCGAAGTTTCTAAAGATGCTGATGTGAAAAACTCTACAATTCAGTTTTCTTTAGGATATTTATTTTAA
- a CDS encoding type II 3-dehydroquinate dehydratase: MKLIIINGPNLNLLGKREPEIYGSQSFEDYLEILKKNFPDITLEYYQSNIEGELISKIQEKGFDYDGIILNAGAYTHTSIGIGDAIKAVTTPVIEVHISNTFSRESFRHQSYISPNVKGILIGFGLKSYDLAIQSFL; the protein is encoded by the coding sequence ATGAAACTCATCATCATCAACGGCCCTAACCTGAATCTTCTTGGCAAACGCGAACCGGAAATCTACGGCTCCCAGTCTTTTGAAGATTATCTTGAAATCCTGAAAAAAAACTTCCCGGATATCACACTGGAATACTACCAGAGCAACATTGAAGGCGAGCTTATTTCTAAAATTCAGGAAAAAGGATTTGACTATGACGGTATCATCTTAAACGCCGGAGCCTATACGCACACCTCCATAGGCATTGGCGATGCGATTAAGGCCGTAACCACGCCGGTTATAGAAGTTCACATTTCCAATACATTCTCCAGGGAAAGCTTCCGCCACCAATCCTATATTTCTCCTAATGTAAAAGGCATCCTGATCGGGTTTGGCTTAAAAAGCTACGATCTGGCAATTCAATCTTTTTTATAA
- a CDS encoding DUF5686 and carboxypeptidase regulatory-like domain-containing protein, whose translation MKKTITLLTLLFSTVLLAQIRGKVTTASGQALPYASVLIENTYNGTSTNDSGMYELNVKEKGKYTIIFQCLGFKTKKATVTISDFPYTLENIALEDENFTLNEVVINNKENPAYPIIRNAIASRKKNMAKTDKFEADFYSRGIFRVKDMPKKILGQEVGDFNGSVDSTGTGIIYLSETVSKVAFEKPNKLREEIIASKISGNDNGFSYNTARGTHYDFYENYVSLGINMVSPIANNALNYYKYTLESTFFDNYNHLINKIKVTPKRDKEPVFEGYIYIVEDSWAIYAVDFDIKGYRMQQPVIETMKLTQSFTYNTHSAIWAKNIQTMDFSAGFFGVKFTGKFTHVFSNYIFKDQFEKKTFSNEIVTIQKEANKKDNDYWNTFRPVPLTEEEVTDYKKKDSIQTLRTSKVYLDSIDAKKNKFRPSDILLGYTHRNSFKKETYNYDGILDITSLGFNTVQGWNLGSGFSYRKWDQETGKSTYIGTKLNYGFAEDRLRITGSFTHHFNATNYAVLDISGGSSIEQFNPENPISNLLNSVTTLFFKNNFAKYYNKEAIRISYGQEVVNGVTLTGKVEYSARKPLFNNTDYVLLKRDKDYTSNNPLLPEDNTVAPFEKHNLVKASLSTRIRFGQKYITRPDRKVNIPNDKYPSLLLTYEKAFAGSADNYNYDLLSGAVNYGKTLGNKGDLGIRLKAGKFFNADNISFIDYKHFNGNQTHIGTTDRYLNVFNLLPYYSNSTNDAYLETHIEHNFNGYIMNKIPLLNKLQWNLIVGFHQINTPTTKPYQEFTAGFDNIGWGKFRMLRVDYVRSYQNGFQTDGIVFGLKFLNIID comes from the coding sequence ATGAAGAAAACAATTACCCTGCTTACCTTATTATTCTCTACCGTTTTGTTAGCACAAATCAGAGGAAAAGTGACCACAGCATCCGGACAGGCCCTGCCTTATGCCAGCGTTCTTATTGAAAACACCTATAACGGTACGTCAACGAACGACAGCGGGATGTATGAACTGAATGTAAAAGAGAAAGGAAAATATACAATTATCTTTCAGTGCCTGGGTTTTAAAACCAAAAAGGCTACCGTTACCATTTCCGATTTCCCATACACCCTGGAAAACATTGCCCTTGAAGATGAAAATTTCACGCTTAACGAAGTAGTCATTAATAATAAGGAGAATCCGGCTTATCCGATAATCCGGAATGCGATAGCCAGCAGAAAAAAGAATATGGCCAAAACGGATAAGTTTGAAGCCGATTTTTATTCCCGCGGTATTTTTCGCGTTAAGGACATGCCTAAAAAAATTCTCGGACAGGAAGTAGGCGACTTTAACGGTTCGGTCGATTCCACCGGAACCGGTATTATCTACCTTTCGGAAACGGTTTCCAAAGTAGCTTTCGAAAAACCCAACAAGCTTCGGGAAGAGATCATCGCTTCCAAAATAAGCGGAAACGACAACGGTTTCAGTTATAATACCGCCCGCGGTACGCATTATGATTTTTACGAAAACTATGTGAGCCTCGGCATTAACATGGTTTCCCCTATAGCCAATAACGCCTTAAACTATTATAAGTACACACTGGAAAGTACTTTTTTTGACAATTACAATCACCTGATCAACAAAATCAAGGTTACTCCAAAAAGGGATAAAGAACCTGTTTTTGAAGGATACATTTATATTGTAGAAGACAGCTGGGCCATTTATGCGGTAGATTTTGACATCAAAGGCTACAGAATGCAGCAACCGGTTATCGAAACCATGAAACTGACACAGAGTTTTACCTACAATACCCATTCTGCCATCTGGGCAAAAAACATACAGACCATGGATTTCAGTGCCGGCTTTTTTGGTGTGAAATTCACCGGAAAGTTCACCCATGTCTTCAGCAACTATATCTTTAAAGACCAATTTGAGAAAAAAACGTTTTCTAACGAAATCGTAACGATTCAAAAAGAAGCGAATAAAAAAGACAATGACTACTGGAATACTTTCCGTCCGGTTCCGTTAACCGAAGAAGAGGTTACCGACTATAAAAAGAAAGACAGTATTCAAACCTTAAGAACATCAAAAGTATACCTGGATTCTATTGATGCCAAGAAAAATAAATTCCGTCCGTCAGACATTCTTCTGGGCTATACACACCGCAATTCCTTTAAAAAAGAAACCTACAACTACGATGGTATTTTAGACATTACCTCATTAGGCTTTAATACAGTTCAGGGATGGAATCTTGGTTCCGGCTTTTCCTACCGCAAATGGGATCAGGAAACAGGAAAATCAACCTACATTGGCACCAAACTGAACTATGGTTTTGCAGAAGACCGTTTGCGTATAACCGGTTCTTTCACCCACCATTTTAATGCCACGAACTATGCCGTACTGGACATTAGCGGCGGAAGCAGTATCGAACAGTTCAACCCGGAAAACCCTATCAGCAACCTGCTCAACTCTGTGACCACTTTATTTTTCAAAAACAACTTTGCAAAATACTACAACAAAGAAGCGATCCGCATAAGCTACGGCCAGGAGGTTGTTAACGGTGTAACACTTACCGGTAAAGTAGAATATTCCGCCCGAAAACCACTGTTCAACAATACCGATTATGTATTGCTCAAACGGGATAAAGACTACACGTCCAACAATCCGTTACTACCGGAAGACAATACGGTTGCTCCGTTTGAAAAGCATAATCTTGTAAAAGCGTCCTTATCCACCCGAATCCGCTTCGGACAAAAATACATCACCAGACCGGACAGAAAGGTAAATATCCCGAATGATAAATATCCGTCCCTGTTGCTAACGTATGAAAAAGCATTTGCCGGCAGTGCCGACAACTATAATTATGATTTGCTATCCGGTGCCGTTAATTATGGCAAAACATTAGGAAACAAAGGTGATCTGGGAATACGCTTAAAAGCCGGTAAATTTTTCAATGCCGACAATATTTCATTTATCGATTACAAACATTTTAACGGCAACCAGACCCACATCGGGACCACAGACCGTTACCTGAATGTTTTCAACCTGCTTCCTTATTACTCAAACAGTACTAACGATGCTTATCTGGAAACACATATCGAGCACAATTTCAACGGTTATATCATGAATAAAATTCCGTTGTTAAACAAACTGCAATGGAACCTGATTGTTGGTTTCCACCAGATCAATACGCCAACAACAAAACCTTACCAGGAATTCACAGCCGGATTTGACAAT